TGAATCCCTTTTACGGGGGtttccccttttttattgttcagtGGGGTGgggtgaagggagagagaataaatgcttgcaaaatcttttttttttttttttttttttttttagaaaactctGATATGAGAAGTTGCGAGGCCCAGGAGAGGCAGCTGGCCTTGGGAGCCAGGACGGCCCGAGTTCAAACCTGACTTCTCAGAACTCCTCCACGTGTGAGCCCGCACACAAGGGGCCGACCCTCCAGATGCTCACATCAGCAGAGGAAATTGGCCCCAGCAGCGTCCCCGTCCGAGGGGTGCCTCGGATCCGGCCCCCCGTCTCTAGCCTGAACCTCTGCTGGAGGTCTGGGAGAGGTAAGGGGACACCAAGGGAGAGCTGGGAGTTAGGCTCTGACGTGAGACCACGGGACTAGTCCGTTCTCCACCATGTTCCCCTGGCTCCCACGTCCTATTCCTCCATGTTGTCTCCCATCTCATCTTACCTGATCCACATTGTCTCCAGCCATGAGAATGGGAGCTCCTGGTGGTCAGGGGCTCTCTCCCCAGAGCCAAGCACACCgtatttactaaatgcttgtaCATCCAGAacacagtaagtacttactaAACAATTGTCCTTCAGGGGCTCTATCCCTAGAGCTAAGTACacagtaagcactcaataaatatttgtcctTCAGGGACTCTGTCCCCAGAGCTGAGCACTcagtaagcacttactaaatgcttgtccATTCAGGTTCGGGTCCGAGCGGGCCATGTGATCAATGACCAGCCCACCCCCGCCTCTCCTCCCTAGGAAGACCTAGTTTCATTACAGAGAGAGCGGTGACAGGGTGCGGGGGCCAGTCAGGATCCAGGCTCAGCACCTACTAGCTGGGCCACCTGGGGCAGCTCACCCATCTCAGACCATTCAGCTATGCATTAGAGACAGCCCGAACCTCGCAGGAATGGTGGCAGGAGCCGACAAGATAACATCATCTAGCATACAGCAGGTGCTTAGCAAGCATTTGCAGAGCCGGCTATCATTAGCTGGTGAGAAAAACTCCCCCCCTTGGGGAGGCCCTCACCCCTGGGGCTTCTGGAGGGAAGGTATCCTTCCTTGCACACTTTTTAAATTTCGATTTCATTCCAATTTATTCTCAACTGAACGGGGGAGGCGGGATGGGAATTTGTCCAGCTTCGTTTCCATGTAAAGACCATGGAAGAAATGTTCGAGGTGCTCTCCCGAGGCCCTGCCGACCCCCCAGAAGAGATCTGCCTCTAAATGGTTCTCTATCTATAAGCTGATTTTGTCTTCTCTCTGTGCTTTTAACGATCACGCTCCATAAAAAGCCAGACGCTGCTTCTGTGCAGTTTTCCAAGTGTCTCCGAGGGCAGAtagtaaataagaaaaacaaaatcccaaagGACTGTCAGCATTACTGAAAGATGGAGCGTTATGGCAATTATAGCCACAGCCCCACTTCCAGCTCGGAGAGAAATTTCTAATAATGCCCAAATTGCCCCAGGATCCTCTCTCTCTTTCGATAAGGGTGTTCAATGAGTAGTCCCATAATCCTGTTATTTCTGAGCCTTTTTACCAAACAGAGCTTTCCTTCAGTAAAAGAACTGCCTCTGAACCACAGGCAGGAAGCCTCAGATCAACCCCAGAATCCCCCTCTGCCCAGGAGAGCACCCTCTGACTTTCTGGCCACCTTAAATAAATACGCAAAGCAGGTCGATGAGCTGGATCCTCTGAGCTCCTCAACAGGCTGCTTTGTAGCCTGAGAATTCCTGTTATTTACTCACgagtaacaaaagaaaaagcgAGTAACGAGACAAAGAGAATCCTGAAGATTCGGTTCCATGAGCCTCTGCTCGATGGCCGTAGGAGCGAGGTCTCCAAAGCCGGAGAGGCTGCCAAGCTAGAGGAAGCTAGAAGGCCATGCGCCCAGGGGAGGAGCAGAAGAGAAGGGTTTGGGCAAAGGGAGGTCTCATCCCAGAGCGGGTCAAGCGAGACTTTGTCTGCACTAGGCCGGGACAGGGGATGGCACTTCGAGAAAGGAGTCCATGAGAACGAGGAGATTCTTCTACAAAGACAGCAAAGAGAGGATGCCCCGGTTTGGGAGAACCCAGATGCGAGGAGGGCAGTGGGACACTACGGCGAGGAGCTAAGACCAGACAGGGAGTCTACATGCAGAGAGCACCTCCAGTTCTGCTCTCTGGGCGGCAATGGGCAGCCCCCTAATGACTCTGGGGGAGAAGGGACACCAGCAGATAAAAGTGGGGAGTCCCACGGAGAAAAGGCCCAAAGGTCACCTTGGAGGTCAGGCTGGAACAGTGGAGAAGGGGGGTCTGGGGAATGCCCCTGGAGAAGAGCATGGGCTGAGAAACCACAAGATCTGACAAGTGGCCCAAGGCTGGGGACGCCGCGGGGACAGGACGTGTCGCAGGAGTGCGCGGGGAGAGTCCGGGACCAGGCCGTCCGCTCCTCAGACCGtcttaataacaaaacaaaaaccacacgGCCACAGCAAGGGCGTcgagagatgcagaaaaagcttctgACTCTTGTGCTTGAGAAAACCAACCCACACCTCACCCGAAGCCAGAGAACAGGCCCAAGAAAGCCGCGCCTTCACCCAGAACGCATCTCACCTCAAACGGAGAGCTAGTGTTCTCCGTGCTGGGCAGAAGCCTTCCCAACAAGGGGAGGGGGAAGCCAGGATGGCCACTGTCACTTTTATGGATCAAGGCTGTGCAGACCGCTAGTTATGGCAgtaagcaagaaaaagaaactgagaataaGCACAGACCTAAAAAAGCCTGGCTCTTTGCAAATGACAGGAAGGTTTCCTTAGAGAACCCTTAAAAGACGAATTGAAACAACAACTTCAGCAGAATTGCTAGAGGTAAACTAAATGCGCAGAAATAATCCACAAAACAGATATTTCCTTCCAAACTGTCTGAACACAACCATGAAGCCCGGCAGGTGAAGCTCTGAGGAACTGGAGAAACGGTACTCGTCCTAGGGAGACCGAGGCAGGAGGACAAAAAAGGCAACGTCACCTGATTTAAGTTGCTTATTTAATGGCATCCCGGACAAACGGCTAAAGGATGCCTTCGGGAAAAACAACCAGATTCAGCTGCAGGGGCAATAACTGGGGACCCCCAAATACAAGCTCTCTTCTAGTCATTCACCCCCACTTAGACCTATACCATTCCCACGCCCCTGCCagacacccccccacacacacagacacgTACGTCCCACCGCAGGGCGGGGCTGCCCCTGCTCAGTCACAAACTCTGGGAAGGGTCCGGCCCCCCCATGGTGCTGTCTCTGAGACCCCACTCTGAATCCCTGGCGCCTCTGAGTCCCAGACCGGCCCGGGCAGCCCACGGCTCAGCGCCCACCACTGCCCTAAGGCTGTGGGGACAGGCTGCATTTCAGATTCATGCAAGACACAAGAGCTGAAGGCAGGAATTCCGGGGCTCCCTCCACTGCCACTTCTCAAGCTGAGGGAATCCCGGCTGCGCAAACTCGTCTGAGGAAGCGCTGACTGAGTCAGGCCACTCCCAGGGCCCCTGGAAACGGTCCCTTCCATCCCCATCCACTGACAAAGCGATGCTGATCTCCCGCCCAAATCTCCCTGAGGGCGAGACACAGGGACACACACAAGGGGGAGgcgagggggggaggggggagagccTCCGGGTTAATGATGGCAGCGGGCAGgccctgccccccctcccccagcccagcCTGTGCCAGGCCTAAGTCAGTGAGTGCAGCACGTTAACGCAGCCATTTGGGTCAACGGAGTAATGAGAGGGACTGCCTGGTCCGCGGAGCGATGCGGCTCCACAAAATAAGGCCAGAATTGGACAAATCAGCAGCTTAGAGATTTAATAACTGACCGGGTGGGGGTGGGACAAATGCTGGAAGGAAACGCGTGAGAACGGACCTGTTCTGCTTTCCTGGAACAAGAGCCGGCTGCCatgcccccccctcccccggcccGAGGCCTTACCTCCTTGAACTGCTGGTAGATGCGGTCGCACTGGTGAGCTCCGATGGTGATCTCGGGGAGGTACATGGGGACGGTCGTGTAGTTCACCACATCGAACTTATCCTGGACCCTGAGCAGCCGAGAAAAGCACGCGGGTCAGCGTCCAGGTCCCTCTGGGACAGACACCCAGCCCCACCCCCAAAGGTCTGTCTTGGGAGTGCCAGACATCCGTGCCTGGGACAGACGAACTGCCCCCAGGCCCTCACTGCCAGTGTTGCCACAGATGCCGCCTAGAGGGCCGGAATCCAGAGAGGAAGCAGGGAGCGACCAAGGTGGTCTGCTCACGCTCCCTCTGGAGGCGTCCTCCCTCACGCTCTCCCCACAAACCAAGACAAACTTCTGCCCTAATAAGGGCATCCTTGGGCCAGGCTGCCTGCCCTCCTTGGATGGAGTGGGTGCTGGCTCCCCAGGGGAGGACTGACCACAAGGAAAGTCAGGAGTCGGACGCCCGCCGggtcctccccttcctcttcctgctCTTTGGGTGCGACTGGTCCAGAGTGGCGCTCAGGGGCCCAACAGCAGGCCCCAGCGCGAGTACTGGCCCCAGCCCCTGGGTGGCCTCCTAAGGCTTCGGACACCGGAAGCTTAAGCTGGAGAGCCGAGCTGCTGCCAGACTTGGATCTGGCCCGGGCTGACCCCCACCTCCAGGCCGGGAGCCGCTCCTCCCCCGAGCCAGCCGCTCTTCTTCCCCTGAGGAGGGTCCGAGACTCTAGTTGCTCCCCTGGCCCCTGCGCCAAATGCCCAGGGTGACGTCACTGATCCAGTGACCTCTCTGTGGGGTGGCCCAGAAGCGACGCTGGGCCCTCCCAGAGGCATCCATTCCCTCCTCTGAGGAACGCGCCCACAGCTGCCTAAGGCCCACCCAAAGAAGGCTCCAGTTAAAGAGCGTCCAATCCACACACGGAGCGGCGGCTCCAGTGAGGCCACGGGCCAGTTCCACGAGTGTGGTCCGCATCCAGAGGCCATGGGGCCGAGCGCGGTCACGGTGCAGGGTTTGCACCTTGTGGCTGTCGCTACTGCttgatttttgctttctttttcgtcttttccttttttgatctgatttcttccTGCGCAGCATGATGACTGTGGAAGCGCGTAGGGAAGACTCGCCCTTGGGGCCGGCCCTGGAGCACTTGCTGTctggggcgggggtgggggaggaggggacacAGGCCTTCTCCTGGGGAGGTTGGCCCTTCTTCCTTTGGGGCAGGAGAGGACAATGGGGCCCCCTAAGTGATTCGCACGACCGTGCACAGGCCAAGGAAGCAGATCGCAGCAAACACCTGGTGGGCTCCCCGCTGGGCGGGCCCACTCACGCTGTCCCCAAGGTTTGAAGAAGGACCCATGATGCCGCTCAATGAGTCATACGATCGCTCAAAAGACTCCAGCCTAACGATCGTGCAGGGGAAAAAGAGGATGGAGGACAGAAATGGGAGGATGGAGAGCTGCGGGTCGGAGACAGTGAGGAGGGACCGGACCTGGGAGGACCCGCAGCTACCCGGGCTCTTTGTCGCACCAGAACCCTTGGGATGAGACCCAGGGAAGCGCTGAATGAGGCAGCAAAGAAGAGGGTCGCCCGCCCCCAGAAAGGACTCAGGTGAGCTCGGAGAAGCTCCCGTCCACATCCCTAAcgggctcccccccccccaggcacaCCCCCCCCTCGTCCTGTGCGCCATTTCTCCCACTTCCGGCTCGCTCCAGCAGAGTCCAGCCCGGGCCCCCGGGAGGGGCCCCCATGGATCCACATGCTTCTCGTCATGAGACCTCCAGAGTACGAGCTTTAGCAAACGTCCTCGCACAACTTCATCCCGTCTCTAGAATGTTCTTCTGTGACACTGATTTACTTCCTCTTCCTGGTCAATCCAAGCCAGCTTCAACGACTGTCACTTCAGAGGCTTCCTCGGGCTGGCGAGGGCGGGGGCCGTTCTCACTTGGTTTCCTCTCCCCAAATACGTTCAGAGAGCACGTGGCGGGTTTCCCCCCAAGGACTCTGGGGCACTTGTGGGCCGTGCCGCTGCGGCCAAGTCCTCCTGCTCTGGACACTCTCCCCGAGGATGGAAGTAAATAAAGGCCAAGAGTCCTCTGGACTTCCGGGCCCCTCTCTGGAGCCGCGCGAGGGCTCTCTGCTCCCTCTGAGCCCAGGAGGAGGTGCACGGCGTTCGGGAGATGAGAGCCCGGGTGGCCCCGGACCCCCCAGGGGTCTGGCAGGAGGGCAGGCCCGGCCTCCCCAGGCTCTCCACCTCTCAGATCCTCCTGGCACAGCAGCATCTCCTGGAGCGCGGCCTGACCCCGGGCCCTCCTTCCCCCCAGGGATGGCCGCAGAGAGGCTCTGCTTGGTCCCCGGGTTGGGGCTGTGTGACGTCGCACTTACAACAGCCCCTGGCCAACCGACGCCAGCTCCCCGAGGTCCCTGATCGGGCGCTCCCACAGCAGGCCAGAGGGGGGCAGGGTCACCCCTCAGAGGACACTGTGAGACGGAACTCTGAGCAAGATCGGCCTGACCCAGGTGCCCTGGCTCCgaggccccccctccccccatggagAAGGCCGAGGGCAAAAAGAGGGAGACGACATGTTCTGGATTCTTGCCCAGCAGCGGGTCATCCTACAACTAGAGAGGCTCTGCGGGTAAAAGAGCCGCCTGGAACCAGGGCTCTGCCCGCCGTGATCCTCTCCGGGTCCTCCAAAGACCCCCGAGCTACCGGCCCTTCGTACAAGCCCGAGAACACTCACAGCAGCCTCAAGTGGTGCAGAGAGCGGTTACTCTGCTCCAGCCACGGGCCCTTGTCAAACTTGATGTAGTCTATGTCTTCCAAGATCTAAAAGAGAAGAGAGCATCACGTTACACTGGACTCCAGGCAACAAACACGTGATCAAACCTGCTTGGGACGAGGCAGGGGCTACCCCGCGCACCACCTGCCCTCGGGAGCTTCCCTCCACCTGCCCAGGACAAAGGGCTCAGGAGGGCCCCCGCTGGgccctgggggtggggaggagccCGGCAGGAAGTGctcccccttctccccaagaACAGATGATCCAGGGAAGCGCCTCTGGCTAGGGGGCTCGGCCAAGTgcccctcttttccccccacaATGACCTTGACCCCCATCATTTCAGGCCCCTGAGCCCAAGAGGCTGCAAGGAGCACGGCTCGCAGGCCGGGACCCTGCACTCCTGAAGCCATCCCGGCCCCTGAAGTGGTCCAAACTCAGAAGGTGCTGCCGTTGTCCCAGTGGAGATGATACGGAGGAAGGAGCCGGGCTCTCTGGGCCCCTGGGCCCTCCAGACGTTCCCATGGCACTAGAGCGGGCGCTCCTGCAGAGCTGGGCCTGGCTTCCCTGCTGTACTTCCAGTGCtccaataagtgcttaataaacgctCCCTTCATTCCCTTGATTCAGCCCATTTCCCCAGAAGACAGAGGCCATTCCGGGGCCTCTCCCCTGCTTCCCGCCTCCATGCTCGCGCTCAGGCTCCCTGCTGCCTCTAGTCCTGGTGTTCGGCATGCGGACAACGCACCTGAGGGGCATGCCCCGGCCCTCTCTGGAGGTGACCCCAGgccccctttctcctctccacACTCCCCAGAGCTTCCAACAAGAGGCAGGGGCCCATCTCTCTGGCCTCCCCCCAAGTCACAGGAAGTGGATCTCCCAATTCCTTTTTCAAAGCAGCCGGGCCCGAGTGAACCAGGAATTCTGCAGGGACGGGCTTCTAGTGAGGGGGCTACCGCACTGGCGAGCCTGCGGAATGGCCTGGGGCTGAGCCCCTGACCTGAGCCACaggctctctctctctaaaaAGAAGAGGAATCCTCCCATCCAACCGAATCATGCTGAGTGTGGagccagtccctgctctcaagaagctcccaATCTAAAGGAGCACAGCGGGCTAAggccaggagagagagagagagagtgggggagagaaagggaggagaaggagagggggtgAGTGTATGGGCACTCAAGTCTGTGCTAGCAATAACGCACCTCTTGGAGGGAAGGCCCTGATAATTAGCCCCATTCTGCAGAAGAAGAAACGAAATCATCTGACATTCAAGTGTCGAAAACATTAACTCATCATTTAACAACAAAAGGCAAAATGAAGAGCGTTCAGGGACGAGACTGAAAACAAAAACTTCATCTATTTTGACCCTTACCTTTCCTACTTCCTTTGCTTGCTTTGCTGTATACTCTAAAATCTCACATTtttcactacaaaaaaaaaaaaaaagaaattaaaatgaattgaattcaaaCTTTTCCAATCTACCATAAAGGCACCGTGTAAGCGGACAAGGACCACCACCACATCCGTCCTGCCCCATCTGTCAAGCCCTCAGGAAGGGGACACAGCGGGCTCTCTCCTCTCCCAATTCTGAGACCCTCGGTCTAAGGCGACCAGCCTCCCTGGGTCCTTAGGCTTCTGGTCTGTGCTCCTGGCCCCAAGTGCCCAGCCTCTCTCCCCCCAGGTTTGCCCTGGCAATCTCCATCAGTGCCCGTGAGCCCCAGCGCCCTCTCCACACAGACAACTCTGCCCGGCTGCCTTTCGCCCTGAACTCCCACCCCCCATCGTACAGTACCGCTAACTCCGCAGGCCCAAACAGAACTTGTTACCTCCCCCCACATCTCCTCATCGTGTGGCTTTTTCTGCCTAGGGAAGCATCCTGGGTGTGACCGAGGAGTCCCCTGCACATACTTCCCCTGCCACATCTGGGTCAGGCAGGGGCAAGAAAGGGCAGGAGCTCAGAGCAGGGGGATTGTGCCATCCCTGGGGAAGGGCAGACCCAGGTGAGTCCCACGAGAGGCCACGGGGACCCATCCGGAAGGCTCCCAGCCCCTGCTCCCAGAGCCCCCGGAAGCAGCTCCCCACAGGGACCACTGAGGGCTCTGGAAGGGCTGGGAGCAAACGTCTACTTCCTGCCATGGGATCTTGGCcctctttctgggcctcagtgtcCTTAATTCAGCAAAGTGGGGATCAGAGCAGGCCTGAGAAGTCCCGCTCACAGGCCTCAGGCCCGGTGAGCTCCATCAGCAGATGACTCTTCCTCCCCAAGGACCCCCGGCAGGGCCCGGACGTGCCTCAGCACTTTGAATGCCAACGATCAGCCTGGGCCTATGCCTTCCGCCTCCAGGGAAGTCCCCCAAAGTTAAATGGGTTGATGTAAAATGAGGACGGCCCTGTGGCCGTTCAGGCGGACAGAGAGCAGGTCACCAGTGAGGGGACGGGGCTGGGAGCATCTGGCTGCAAGGCTGGCGACCTAAGTGAGAGCATGCGGCCTGCGGGCATCAGGGCAGCGAGAGGGCACTGACCTCATTTCTGGAAGGAAGGTCTTCTTGTAGGCATCCTCAATGTGCTGCAGGTAGGAGGCCGTGATCTTCTTTTCGTGGACCTACACGAGCAGAAGGGAGACGTGAGATGGAGCAGCAGCATCTGCCGACCTCGGCTCTCAACGTGGCGCACGCCCAAAAGGGGAACTCGGAATCAGCTCCGCCTCCCTTCCTGCGTCTCCGCCAATCTGCTGGGATCCTGGAATCAGTCCCTTAGGGCCAGAAGGAAGCCGAGGGTGCGCCAGAACCGCCTGCTCCCGGGGGTCCGGCCCCCACAGCGAGGGGTGGCTGAAGCCCCTGATGAGCCACGGCCCCGGACCCTCACTGGCTGCGCCCTCTTGTCGGCCACACGTGGCCGCCTGTCGCCAGCATGCAAAGGTGAGCAGGCTGGCTCCTTGCTGGAAtctcggggggagggggggatgaGAGGgtttctgctgcttgtgctaagtCTAATATCCCAGCATTCCACAGGGACCACCCAGCTCCATGCGTTAAGGGACAACAAACAGAGACTTAGCGAGAGCCCACAGAGTGCCCGAAGCTCCCCAACATCCTGGAGACCACTCCCGGTACCCCCCCTCCATGCCAGGGCCGATCCAGCCCCGGGTGCCCCCCGGGAAGCTGCTGAGAGCGGGCGAGCGTGCACGCCGGGACGCGCTGAGAGGGTCTCTGGAGGTCCTGAACATCAGAAACCCCAGCAAAGGGAAGGAAGACACGGCGCGGATGGAAAGCGGCTTACGTTTCCTTTCTGCTGGATCCTCTTCAGGATCTCAGGAACAGGCACGTCAATGTAGATCACCAGGTGGGGCGGCAGGAACCGCGGCAGAGTGAGCCGCTTGGTTTCCGTGTAGTGATCCATGcctggggagggaggagacagtCGGGGCCCCGTGGGGAACACGCAGGACTCAGAGAAGGACGCGCCCGGTCATCGCCTTGGCGAGATGCTGCGGACGAGGGGGACTGAGTCCCGCCCACCGAGTCTCCCCAGGCGTGGGCTCTGGGGGCCTTCTCTCAGTCCCTTAAGGTTCCTTGCGAAGGAGCTCGGACTCGTCCCTCCAATGACTAAGGGACGCTTCCTGACAAGCGCTCACAGCCCGGACGCCAACACGGTCTGTTTCTACTGCTTTTTTACTCCCACAAAAGGCAGAGGTAACTCCAGAACGGGGGCCATAAACCCCAGGAGGCAGCCCCAAGTcctgggaagaagagggaagttGCCCCTCTGGGCCCCGGACTTGTCGCCGCTCCCGTCTCTAAGACCCCGGGGCTCCTGGGCCCACGAGGAGCAGCTTGGGATTTTCGTGACTCCTGGAGGCTCAGAAGCACCCCCGGCCCCAGGGCTGGCGGCGGCTCCAGAGTCTGCCCAGGAGAACATCAAAGGGCTGTCCCGGGCCCAGGGGAGGAGAAGCGGCCCTTCAGACCAGGGGAAAAGGCCCTTCTCTGGGCCTGACCTTGCCACAGAGAATGAAGAAACTGCCAGAGCCCTTTCGGTGGCGTCCCTGCTGCCCTGGGGGGAGAAAATTCCAGGGAGCTCTTATAAAAGCCTCCAGACTCCGGCAGGACGCCGTGCCCACCCAGCCGGAGGGCCCAGGACGGCGCTGACTCACACTCTTTCCGGACGAATCCTTCCTTGAACATGGCCTCCATGAAGACAAAGTCGCTGAAGGCCGAGCGCTCCAGGATGACGCCTTGTCCTGTCGTCACAAAGAGGAGGGGGCCGTGAGGGCCACAGAGCAAGGAGGGCCGGCGAGGGGCCCGCCTCCCCGGCACACCCCGGGCCTGGTCAGCCACGCTCGAGAGCCCCGTTAGGAGCCCCGAGAAGGGCCCCCCCCCCGGTCTGCAAAACGGTGCCGGTGACCCCTGccctaacccccccccccccccgcaaagGAGGGCGTGCAGAACTAGGAAGGCTCGGCCGCTCCACCAGGGCAGCCTCGAGAGTCGGGAACAGACGCTTAACGGTCCTTTCTCTCGACTTCTACAGCTGCTAAATGGGCATCATTCTTCctgcggggggaggggagggagggaggcggtGAGCAGGAGCGAAAGGCCAGGGCCCGGGCTCAGCCCGTGAGGTGCTCCTGCTCACGCGAGCGTCTCGCTTCAGTTAAAAGCCTGGACAGAGTATCGGGTTCCGGGAGGGCCGCGAGGCCACGAAAGGGGGGTCTTCGGCCTGCGCTCCTCCCGCTGAGCGGACACGCGCTGCCCAAAGTCAGTGAAGCCGCCCCAGGGAGGACCGGACGGGACTCTGGCGGCCGAGAGAGCCGGGAAACGGCCCGAGGCTTCCCACCGATGAAGGGTTTAGGAGACGGACAGACGGAGGATGGACACGTATAAAAATCGGAGCTGGGGGAAGTTACCCAGGCAGGACAGAGCAGAGACGGGCTCGGGCCGCGTCGGGCCGACCACAAGCTCTAAAACAGGGACCTGCTCCCGGCGCCTCGGGAAAGCCGCGCCTCGCAGGGGAGCCCGCCAGCTCAGTCATGGGGCGGAGGAACACAGAGCCTGAGAAAGCGCAGGGACGGGCGGCTGAGACCTCCGGGAGCGCCCCCCGCCCACGTCCGGCGCGAGGGTCCGGGCCCTCACCGGTGCTCAGCAGGTGCTCCAGCGCGTCGGAATACTGCAGGAGGCGGCTGGCGTAGAGCCAGGCCTGCAGCCGGTACGAGTTGCCGTCGCTGCTCCTGGGATCGTCGTAGAACTTCTCCACGCTGCAGTTGCCGCCCAGCTCCGGCCCCAGGAGCGACCCGTCC
The Sminthopsis crassicaudata isolate SCR6 chromosome 4, ASM4859323v1, whole genome shotgun sequence genome window above contains:
- the NDUFA10 gene encoding NADH dehydrogenase [ubiquinone] 1 alpha subcomplex subunit 10, mitochondrial, whose translation is MAAVLLRSRAPWALSLSVAARGLGAGDAPRAAGVHTGPRREQRYKHLSYILGERTLKRFTEKSRVITVEGNLCSGKGELAKQLAHDLGLRHFPEASVHYAERTMGDGSLLGPELGGNCSVEKFYDDPRSSDGNSYRLQAWLYASRLLQYSDALEHLLSTGQGVILERSAFSDFVFMEAMFKEGFVRKECMDHYTETKRLTLPRFLPPHLVIYIDVPVPEILKRIQQKGNVHEKKITASYLQHIEDAYKKTFLPEMSEKCEILEYTAKQAKEVGKILEDIDYIKFDKGPWLEQSNRSLHHLRLLVQDKFDVVNYTTVPMYLPEITIGAHQCDRIYQQFKELKGHKFAPGYNADVGDTWIWLK